The following DNA comes from Gemmatimonadales bacterium.
CTACCGGCGTGACTCCGCGACCTGCACGAGCCCGAGCACGACCGAGCTCTTCATCAACGGCACCAGCCTGGGCCAGTACGTCATTGCCCCGGGCGGCCAGCAGGGCTTCAACGTGGCCGCCACCACACACATCGTGAACGCCACCGAGGTCGGCGCCACGGCGCGGCAGTTCCTGGCCCAGGCCGTGAATGTCCCAGCCGGCGGGTCCGCGGTCTATGTCATGGCCTGCGCTACCACGGGGCCGCCTGACGCGACCTAGGCTCCAGTCGATGCTAGCCGCCCCCTGATGGCGCGAGCCCGCTCCTGGGCGCTCAATTCTCTCTTCCTCGCCGGATCGGTCGCCCTCCCGCTCCTCGTGTTCCTGGTGCCTGCCGCCCGGGGGCAACGGGCGCTGTGGCCGCGCCAAGCCGCGATGGTCACGGCCGCCAGCCGGGCCGGCGTGCCGGTGCTCGATCTCCTCCCGGCGTTTCACGGGGAAGGCGCGGACTCGCTCTACCTTCAGGGGGACGCGGTCCACCCATCCGCAAGTGGCCACCGGCTGATCGCGCAGCTCCGGTACGCGGCGCTGTGTGGCACGGCCACCGCAGCCGCGGCCGATGAGCCCGCCGCGATCTATCGCCCGGGGTGTCCCGCCCCT
Coding sequences within:
- a CDS encoding SGNH/GDSL hydrolase family protein; translation: MARARSWALNSLFLAGSVALPLLVFLVPAARGQRALWPRQAAMVTAASRAGVPVLDLLPAFHGEGADSLYLQGDAVHPSASGHRLIAQLRYAALCGTATAAAADEPAAIYRPGCPAPRGPEKGRARP